From Salinirubrum litoreum, one genomic window encodes:
- a CDS encoding PRC-barrel domain-containing protein has product MDSIPPIDTEDEGKPVYDTDGTRVGIVTHVAGTEVAVDPDPRLTDTVAAKLGWSFMLDGSDDSYPISLTSIESVEDDRIVVGGKGS; this is encoded by the coding sequence ATGGACTCGATTCCACCGATCGACACCGAAGACGAAGGTAAACCAGTGTACGACACCGACGGGACGAGAGTCGGCATCGTCACGCACGTCGCGGGCACCGAGGTCGCCGTCGACCCCGACCCCAGACTCACGGATACCGTCGCGGCGAAACTCGGCTGGTCGTTCATGCTCGACGGCAGCGACGACTCGTATCCGATCAGCCTGACCAGCATCGAGTCGGTCGAAGACGACCGGATCGTCGTCGGGGGGAAGGGCTCGTGA
- a CDS encoding RNA ligase family protein has protein sequence MKAAPPIPRLADAPDDVFETGHLWLLEHVVGDHLRFRLQPSGQIQFGDRTRVFDAGDPPTAYEHAVSHVRERLDRDRLRQALDDPSSVVFYGEAMHAAGVDYDWERTPSFLGDDVWSADRERFRPPDATEQIFEQVGLHPVNAVEKERNGRDFDPESYAFPQSAWYDGPVAGVVVRNKRGGRALLRNPAVETDRKVAPVDGSPAEVATEVAPTARFDRLSARLADEDRAVTFQSLYDLTLETVLRANHERLTHSQSTVDLGAFRGALAARTRAYLAETG, from the coding sequence ATGAAGGCCGCTCCTCCGATCCCACGACTCGCCGACGCTCCCGACGACGTGTTCGAGACGGGCCACCTCTGGCTCCTCGAACACGTGGTCGGCGACCACCTCCGGTTCCGACTCCAGCCGTCGGGCCAGATCCAGTTCGGCGATCGAACCCGCGTCTTCGACGCCGGCGATCCGCCGACGGCGTACGAACACGCCGTGAGTCACGTCCGAGAACGGTTGGACCGGGACCGACTCAGGCAGGCACTCGACGACCCGAGTTCGGTCGTCTTCTACGGCGAGGCGATGCACGCGGCCGGTGTCGACTACGACTGGGAGCGCACGCCGTCGTTTCTCGGGGACGACGTGTGGTCGGCCGACCGCGAGCGATTCCGGCCGCCCGACGCGACCGAACAGATCTTCGAGCAGGTGGGACTGCACCCGGTGAACGCGGTGGAGAAAGAGCGGAACGGGCGGGACTTCGACCCCGAGTCGTACGCGTTCCCGCAGTCGGCGTGGTACGACGGCCCGGTGGCGGGTGTCGTCGTCCGAAACAAGCGCGGTGGGCGGGCACTGCTCCGGAATCCGGCGGTCGAGACGGACCGTAAGGTCGCGCCGGTCGACGGATCGCCGGCCGAGGTCGCGACGGAGGTCGCCCCCACGGCTCGCTTCGACCGCCTCTCTGCGCGACTCGCCGACGAAGACCGAGCGGTGACCTTTCAGTCGTTGTACGACCTGACGCTGGAGACCGTGCTTCGCGCGAACCACGAGCGACTGACCCACTCACAGAGTACGGTCGACCTGGGCGCGTTTCGTGGAGCACTCGCGGCCCGAACGCGGGCGTATCTGGCGGAGACCGGGTAA
- a CDS encoding bacterio-opsin activator domain-containing protein, whose translation MATIVRGTIPADEFALSRAVTSVPGLELEIERVVDAGGERVMPLLWVRGATRERVESALDADPSTERTELLADLDDEWLYRMEWVDHVELLLRMITTHDATVLDAYGKGDRWQLRVIYPDRDELSAMQAFCTDHGLSFSVESVREMDGVPAGRYGLTTEQFAALTTAAERGLFAVPRRTTLGELAEEFDVSHQAMSERVRRATGALVEDTLLIGMTDDG comes from the coding sequence ATGGCCACGATAGTACGAGGGACGATCCCCGCAGACGAGTTCGCGCTGAGTCGGGCCGTCACGTCGGTCCCCGGCCTGGAACTGGAGATCGAACGGGTCGTCGACGCCGGCGGGGAGCGGGTGATGCCGCTGTTGTGGGTTCGCGGTGCGACCCGAGAGCGCGTCGAGTCGGCACTCGACGCGGATCCGTCGACCGAGCGGACGGAACTCCTCGCGGACCTGGACGACGAGTGGCTCTACCGGATGGAGTGGGTCGACCACGTCGAACTCCTCCTCCGAATGATCACCACCCACGACGCGACCGTGTTGGACGCCTACGGCAAGGGTGACCGCTGGCAACTGCGGGTGATCTACCCCGACCGCGACGAACTGTCGGCGATGCAGGCATTCTGCACGGACCACGGACTCTCCTTCTCGGTCGAGAGCGTCCGCGAGATGGACGGGGTCCCCGCCGGCCGGTACGGCTTGACGACGGAGCAGTTCGCGGCGTTGACCACCGCCGCCGAGCGGGGACTGTTCGCGGTCCCGCGCCGGACGACGCTCGGCGAACTCGCCGAGGAGTTCGACGTGTCACACCAGGCGATGTCCGAGCGGGTGCGGCGGGCGACAGGCGCGCTCGTCGAGGACACGCTCCTCATCGGGATGACCGACGACGGGTGA
- a CDS encoding DUF1328 family protein, which yields MTPALPLAVTALPLQIGLTGDFLWLGIVFVVIALAAGLAGFRGLAGLSMSAARLFVFLFLVLAVVAFLL from the coding sequence GTGACGCCGGCGCTCCCGCTCGCGGTGACCGCGCTCCCACTCCAGATCGGACTTACCGGCGACTTCCTCTGGCTGGGCATCGTCTTCGTCGTCATCGCCCTCGCGGCCGGGCTAGCCGGCTTTCGGGGACTCGCCGGGCTCTCGATGAGCGCCGCCCGACTGTTCGTCTTCCTGTTTCTGGTTCTCGCGGTCGTCGCGTTCCTGCTGTAG